One stretch of Pseudomonas sp. NC02 DNA includes these proteins:
- a CDS encoding DUF6482 family protein — protein sequence MNLQALTRLATQGAVREMELLSLEGGFYLARVTLDHGQFTLLDESAKPLHFRSVNHLRDVLQAVPAFPCTLVHQCVHDEMCGRREGAIEPLRTPFSLEAPW from the coding sequence ATGAACCTGCAAGCCCTGACCAGACTGGCCACCCAAGGCGCTGTACGCGAAATGGAACTGCTGTCGCTGGAAGGTGGTTTCTATCTGGCGCGCGTAACGCTGGACCACGGCCAGTTCACGCTGCTGGACGAGTCGGCGAAGCCCCTGCACTTTCGCTCCGTCAATCACTTGCGTGACGTGTTGCAGGCGGTCCCTGCGTTTCCCTGCACCCTGGTGCATCAGTGCGTGCATGACGAAATGTGCGGCCGGCGAGAAGGCGCTATCGAGCCACTGCGAACGCCATTTTCCCTGGAA
- a CDS encoding DUF3833 domain-containing protein has protein sequence MTRLLVSLALVLGLSSCGSVDVKHYADQQPQLDLVSFFSKPVKAWGIFEKRSGEVAKRFEVNIASRREGKNLILDERFLYSDGTRQQRVWTLTPDGPTHWRGRAGDVVGEARGEVAGNALRWRYVLNLPVDGSVYEVSLDDWMYLMDEDTLINRSSMSKLGVEVGQVTLFFRRQSSQP, from the coding sequence ATGACCCGTCTATTGGTTTCGCTGGCCCTGGTGTTGGGCCTGAGCAGTTGTGGCAGCGTGGATGTAAAACACTATGCCGACCAGCAACCGCAACTGGACCTGGTGAGCTTCTTCAGCAAGCCCGTCAAGGCCTGGGGCATCTTCGAGAAACGCTCGGGTGAAGTGGCCAAGCGTTTCGAGGTGAATATCGCCAGCCGCCGCGAGGGTAAAAACCTGATTCTCGATGAGCGCTTTCTATACAGCGATGGTACTCGCCAGCAACGTGTCTGGACCCTCACCCCGGACGGCCCCACCCACTGGCGCGGACGGGCCGGTGATGTGGTGGGCGAGGCCAGGGGCGAAGTGGCGGGCAACGCACTGCGCTGGCGCTACGTCCTGAACCTGCCGGTTGATGGATCCGTCTACGAAGTGAGCCTCGACGATTGGATGTACCTGATGGACGAAGACACGTTGATCAACCGCTCCAGCATGTCCAAGTTGGGTGTGGAAGTCGGCCAGGTGACGTTGTTCTTCCGTCGCCAGTCTTCACAACCCTGA
- a CDS encoding DUF6124 family protein, which produces MKKVSPNPPHYLSDQKFHDAAQRAFKHYDLNSEPAASPPSSNKLFSVRAGLSTEVALCNASEILESAAVSAYDCAEHLDGASRKQVLAVVQLVEMAQLLVDEALNRECPVA; this is translated from the coding sequence ATGAAAAAGGTCTCGCCCAACCCGCCGCATTACTTGAGCGACCAGAAATTCCACGATGCTGCCCAGCGCGCATTCAAGCACTACGACCTCAATTCAGAACCTGCCGCTTCGCCTCCGTCCTCCAACAAACTATTCTCCGTACGTGCCGGCCTCAGCACCGAAGTCGCCTTGTGTAATGCCAGCGAGATTCTTGAATCGGCGGCTGTCAGCGCCTATGACTGTGCCGAGCATCTTGATGGGGCCAGCCGCAAGCAAGTGTTGGCAGTGGTGCAATTGGTGGAGATGGCGCAGTTGTTGGTGGATGAGGCGCTGAACCGGGAGTGTCCGGTGGCCTGA
- a CDS encoding aldehyde dehydrogenase family protein: protein MSDIALLPEVQAFLRRSHALFIDGGYVQSHSGQALEVINPATGEVIAQVADADLADIDTAVESSRRGFRQWAQVAPAIRGNVLLKLADLLEQHREALAQIETCQSGKIIQISRAFEVDQAAHFLRYYAGWATKISGQTLTPSLPSFAGERYTAFTLREPVGVVVGIVPWNFSTMIAIWKLASALVTGCSIIIKPSEFTPLTILRIAELAIDAGLPAGVLNVLTGGGHVGKGLVEHPGTDKVSFTGSVPTGIAVGRSAMGAGLTRATLELGGKNSAGFLRDVDLDKAVNGIIEAGFLHSGQICAAAERFFAHRSQIEPIMDKLAQRLGRLNIGSPLDERTEFGPVTNRQHQQKLEWFFAKARAENNTIVHGGKLIDGPGCYVEPTVILANTIHDTLLNEETFGPIATFFPYDTEDELLELMNNTPYGLSASLWTNDLSKALRMVPAINAGTVWVNMHTMLDPAVPFGGNKSSGVGREFGGAFIEDYTELKSVMIRY, encoded by the coding sequence ATGAGCGATATTGCGCTGCTGCCTGAAGTCCAGGCCTTCCTCCGTCGAAGCCATGCCTTGTTTATCGACGGCGGGTACGTCCAAAGCCATTCCGGCCAGGCTCTGGAAGTGATCAACCCGGCCACCGGCGAGGTGATCGCCCAGGTTGCCGATGCGGACCTGGCCGATATCGACACAGCGGTGGAATCGTCCCGGCGTGGCTTCCGGCAATGGGCCCAGGTCGCCCCTGCCATTCGCGGCAATGTGCTGCTGAAACTCGCCGACCTGCTGGAGCAACATCGCGAAGCACTGGCGCAGATCGAAACCTGCCAGTCGGGCAAGATCATCCAGATTTCCCGGGCCTTCGAGGTCGATCAGGCGGCGCACTTCCTGCGTTACTACGCCGGCTGGGCCACCAAGATCAGCGGCCAGACCCTTACCCCGTCACTGCCCTCCTTCGCCGGCGAACGCTACACCGCGTTCACCCTGCGCGAACCGGTGGGCGTGGTGGTGGGCATCGTGCCGTGGAATTTCTCGACCATGATCGCCATCTGGAAACTCGCCTCGGCGCTGGTGACCGGCTGCAGCATCATCATCAAGCCCAGCGAGTTCACCCCGCTGACCATCCTGCGCATCGCCGAACTGGCCATCGACGCCGGCCTGCCGGCGGGCGTGCTGAACGTGTTGACCGGTGGCGGCCACGTGGGCAAAGGCCTGGTGGAGCACCCGGGCACCGACAAGGTCTCGTTTACCGGCTCGGTGCCCACCGGCATCGCCGTGGGCCGCAGTGCCATGGGCGCCGGGTTGACCCGGGCGACCCTGGAACTGGGCGGCAAAAACTCCGCCGGATTCCTGCGGGATGTGGACCTCGACAAAGCGGTCAACGGCATCATCGAAGCCGGCTTCCTGCACTCCGGACAAATCTGCGCGGCCGCCGAACGCTTCTTCGCCCACCGCTCGCAGATCGAGCCGATCATGGACAAACTGGCGCAACGCCTGGGCCGGTTGAACATCGGCTCGCCGCTGGACGAGCGCACCGAATTCGGCCCGGTGACCAACCGCCAGCACCAACAGAAACTCGAATGGTTTTTCGCCAAGGCCCGGGCCGAGAACAATACGATTGTCCACGGCGGCAAGCTGATCGACGGGCCGGGGTGCTATGTGGAGCCGACAGTAATTCTCGCCAACACGATCCACGACACCCTGCTCAACGAAGAGACCTTCGGCCCGATCGCCACGTTTTTCCCCTACGACACCGAGGATGAGCTGCTGGAACTGATGAACAACACGCCTTACGGCCTGAGCGCCAGTCTCTGGACCAATGATCTGAGCAAGGCCCTGCGCATGGTGCCGGCGATCAACGCGGGGACGGTGTGGGTGAACATGCACACGATGCTCGACCCGGCGGTGCCGTTTGGCGGCAACAAGTCTTCGGGGGTGGGACGGGAGTTTGGCGGGGCGTTCATCGAGGATTACACCGAGCTCAAGTCGGTGATGATTCGCTACTGA
- a CDS encoding p-hydroxyphenylacetate 3-hydroxylase oxygenase component, with protein MKKPNPLLEDLKAILPTIAANAFQAEQDRKVPDENIALLKSIGMHRAFQPKPFGGMEISLPQFADCIALLAGACASTAWAMSLLCTHSHQLALFPAKLQQEVWGDNPNATASSSIAPFGRTEEVEGGVLFSGEMGWSSGCDHAEWAIVGFRRKNAEGTQDYCFAVLPRSDYQIRDDWFAAGMKGSGTKTLIIDNVRVPEHRIQKAKDMMEGKSAGFGLYPDSKIFYSPYRPYFASGFSTVSLGVAERMLEVFREKTRTRVRAYTGAAVGAATPALMRLAESTHQVAAARAFLEKTWQEHAEHSEQHRYPSRETLAFWRTNQAYATKMCIQAVDRLFEAAGGNAWFEHNEMQRLFRDSHMTGAHAYTDYDVCAQILGRELMGLEPDPSMI; from the coding sequence ATGAAAAAGCCAAACCCGCTCCTCGAAGATCTCAAGGCGATTCTGCCGACCATCGCTGCCAACGCCTTCCAGGCCGAGCAGGACCGCAAGGTTCCCGACGAGAACATTGCGCTGCTCAAGAGCATCGGCATGCACCGTGCCTTTCAACCCAAACCCTTTGGCGGCATGGAAATCTCCCTGCCGCAGTTTGCCGACTGCATCGCCTTGTTGGCCGGCGCCTGTGCCAGCACCGCGTGGGCCATGAGCCTGTTGTGCACCCACAGCCATCAACTGGCGTTGTTTCCCGCCAAGCTGCAGCAGGAAGTCTGGGGCGATAACCCGAATGCCACCGCCAGCAGCAGCATCGCGCCGTTTGGCCGCACTGAAGAAGTTGAGGGCGGTGTGCTGTTCAGCGGTGAAATGGGCTGGAGCAGCGGTTGCGATCATGCCGAGTGGGCGATTGTCGGTTTCCGCCGTAAAAACGCCGAGGGCACCCAGGACTATTGCTTCGCGGTACTGCCGCGCAGCGACTATCAGATTCGCGATGACTGGTTCGCCGCCGGCATGAAAGGCAGCGGCACCAAGACCCTGATCATCGACAACGTGCGGGTGCCAGAACACCGCATCCAGAAAGCCAAGGACATGATGGAAGGCAAGTCCGCCGGCTTCGGTCTGTACCCCGACAGCAAGATTTTCTACTCGCCGTACCGCCCGTATTTCGCCAGCGGTTTCTCCACCGTGAGCCTGGGCGTGGCCGAGCGCATGCTCGAAGTATTCCGCGAAAAAACCAGGACCCGCGTACGTGCCTACACCGGCGCGGCAGTGGGGGCGGCGACTCCGGCGTTGATGCGCCTGGCCGAGTCGACACACCAGGTGGCCGCCGCCCGGGCGTTCCTGGAAAAGACCTGGCAGGAACACGCCGAACACAGCGAACAGCACCGTTACCCGAGCCGCGAGACCCTGGCGTTCTGGCGTACCAACCAGGCGTACGCCACCAAGATGTGCATCCAGGCGGTGGACCGCTTGTTCGAGGCCGCCGGTGGCAATGCGTGGTTCGAGCACAACGAGATGCAGCGTCTGTTCCGCGATTCCCATATGACCGGCGCCCATGCGTACACCGATTACGACGTGTGCGCGCAGATCCTGGGGCGTGAGCTGATGGGGCTCGAGCCTGATCCGAGCATGATTTGA
- a CDS encoding APC family permease, whose product MSINDRLTEHLKRGTVGFPTALASTIGLIMASPVILTATMGFGIGGSAFAVAMLIAVVMMLAQATTFAEAASILPTTGSVYDYINCGMGRFFAITGTLSAYLIVHVFAGTAETILSGVMALVNFEHLNTLAESAGGSWLLGVGFVIVFGVLNAFGVSAFGRAEIILTFGMWTTLMVFGVLGLIAAPAVQLDGWFGESLVGTDLITILSLVGMAMFMFVGCEFVTPLAPDLRNSAKVMPKAMVLGLLGVATCMFIYGAAMKRQVENVLIDAAGGVHLLDTPMAIPKFAEQVMGSIGPMWLGIGFLFAGAATINTLMAGVPRILYGMAVDGALPKVFTYLHPRFKTPLLCILVAMLIPCLHALYLGGNTDNIMHLVLAAVCAWSFAYLLVTLSVVILRIRRPDLPRAYRSPFFPLPQILSSIGILLGMWFITPPGMNPADIYIPFGVMLGCTAAYALFWTLVVQKVNPFKPASVEEVLAKEFAHEPGQPHNGYISHAAKTV is encoded by the coding sequence ATGTCGATCAACGACCGGCTCACCGAACATTTGAAACGCGGCACGGTGGGCTTTCCAACCGCGCTGGCGAGCACCATTGGCTTGATCATGGCCAGCCCGGTGATCCTCACCGCGACCATGGGGTTTGGCATCGGCGGCAGCGCCTTTGCGGTGGCGATGTTGATCGCGGTGGTGATGATGCTGGCCCAGGCGACCACCTTCGCCGAAGCCGCCTCGATCCTGCCCACCACCGGCTCGGTCTACGACTACATCAATTGCGGCATGGGCCGGTTCTTTGCGATCACCGGCACCTTGTCGGCGTACCTGATCGTGCATGTGTTTGCCGGCACCGCCGAAACCATCCTCTCCGGCGTGATGGCGCTGGTGAATTTCGAGCACCTCAACACCCTGGCGGAATCCGCCGGCGGTTCGTGGTTGCTGGGAGTGGGCTTCGTGATTGTGTTCGGGGTGCTCAATGCGTTTGGCGTCAGCGCGTTCGGCCGGGCCGAGATCATCCTCACTTTCGGCATGTGGACCACCTTGATGGTGTTTGGCGTGCTGGGCCTGATCGCAGCCCCAGCGGTGCAGCTGGACGGCTGGTTCGGTGAATCCCTGGTGGGCACCGACCTGATCACCATCCTGTCGCTGGTGGGCATGGCGATGTTCATGTTCGTCGGCTGCGAATTCGTCACGCCGCTGGCGCCGGACCTGCGCAACTCGGCCAAGGTGATGCCCAAGGCGATGGTGCTGGGGCTGCTGGGGGTGGCCACGTGCATGTTCATCTATGGCGCGGCCATGAAACGCCAGGTGGAAAACGTATTGATCGACGCGGCGGGCGGCGTGCACCTGCTGGATACGCCGATGGCCATCCCGAAATTCGCCGAGCAGGTGATGGGCAGCATCGGCCCGATGTGGCTGGGCATCGGCTTCCTGTTTGCCGGTGCTGCGACCATCAACACCTTGATGGCCGGTGTGCCACGGATCCTGTACGGCATGGCGGTCGACGGCGCGTTGCCCAAGGTTTTCACCTACCTGCACCCGCGCTTCAAGACACCGCTGCTGTGCATCCTGGTGGCGATGCTGATTCCGTGCCTGCACGCGCTGTACCTGGGCGGCAACACCGACAACATCATGCACCTGGTGCTGGCGGCCGTGTGTGCCTGGAGCTTTGCTTATCTGCTGGTGACGCTGTCGGTGGTGATCCTGCGGATTCGCCGTCCGGATCTGCCTCGCGCCTACCGTTCGCCGTTCTTTCCGCTGCCGCAGATTCTGTCGAGCATCGGCATCCTGCTGGGCATGTGGTTTATCACCCCGCCGGGCATGAACCCCGCCGACATCTACATTCCCTTTGGCGTAATGCTCGGGTGCACGGCGGCGTACGCGCTGTTCTGGACGCTGGTTGTGCAGAAGGTCAATCCATTCAAGCCCGCCTCGGTGGAAGAGGTGTTGGCCAAGGAGTTCGCCCATGAGCCGGGTCAGCCGCACAACGGGTATATCAGCCATGCTGCAAAAACTGTCTGA
- a CDS encoding DUF3156 family protein produces the protein MLQKLSELFSARRAPAGYRPGVTLEHLRRNLGLAGYEVCGPTTARVSLDNLGLQLEIVERTESQLLMHLVMTEFVLRIPASQQGTASFELHHTGAVRRTGIRCRQRSGDKEVLGILQAELQEGSALYRALMPLDFKRLRIDLVDHQWCVRLEHMGGSEVVNRMPAFRRYIALSSDQRAWLLDALSGFQRALQAH, from the coding sequence ATGCTGCAAAAACTGTCTGAGCTGTTCAGCGCCCGGCGCGCGCCTGCCGGGTATCGACCCGGCGTTACGCTGGAACACCTGCGGCGTAACCTCGGCCTGGCCGGTTATGAGGTGTGTGGACCGACAACGGCCCGGGTTTCCCTGGACAATCTCGGGCTGCAACTGGAGATCGTCGAGCGCACCGAGTCGCAGCTGTTGATGCACCTGGTGATGACCGAATTCGTACTGCGCATCCCTGCCTCGCAGCAGGGCACGGCGAGCTTCGAACTGCACCACACCGGGGCCGTTCGACGCACTGGAATCCGCTGTCGGCAGCGCTCGGGAGACAAGGAAGTTTTAGGCATTCTGCAAGCCGAGTTGCAGGAGGGCAGTGCGTTGTATCGCGCCTTGATGCCGCTGGACTTCAAGCGCCTGCGCATCGACCTGGTGGATCACCAATGGTGCGTGCGGCTTGAGCATATGGGCGGCAGCGAGGTGGTCAATCGCATGCCGGCGTTCCGGCGCTATATCGCCTTGAGCAGCGATCAACGTGCCTGGCTGCTGGACGCCTTGAGCGGTTTCCAGCGCGCATTACAGGCCCACTGA
- the feaR gene encoding transcriptional regulator FeaR — MSMQQIGQDGLDLWTRDLRAVCGHFDTELAFNRSLFIGSISTFSRGGLPLASLRTNAGLIKRPKARADHDDDQHCFLVSQRSGYCQITQNGQSFQLAPGELLLMDSVGSIDITPFGLIEHASLSLSRAEVCKQFGNQPKTFGKISSSKACGRMLHVLMDQLCKDALNGEGAVGEGQALQSAFISLLGSAFEQEDDERDDCGGLQGSNLRSYVQKVIDESLTQPGLSPVGLASRLNISVRHLYRLFEEQDDSVCRYIQRARLKRSADDLTNPFLRSESITSIAYKWGFTDSAHFSRSFKKQFEVSPKDFRAGRLQQVG; from the coding sequence ATGAGCATGCAACAGATTGGGCAAGACGGGCTGGACCTCTGGACCCGGGATCTGCGCGCGGTTTGCGGTCACTTCGACACAGAACTGGCCTTCAACCGCTCGCTGTTCATCGGCAGCATCAGCACCTTTTCCCGCGGCGGTTTGCCCCTGGCCAGCCTGCGCACCAACGCCGGCCTGATCAAGCGCCCCAAGGCCCGCGCCGACCACGATGACGACCAACACTGCTTCCTCGTCAGCCAGCGCAGCGGCTACTGCCAGATCACCCAAAACGGCCAGAGCTTCCAGCTTGCCCCCGGCGAACTGTTATTGATGGACTCGGTGGGCTCCATCGACATCACCCCGTTCGGGCTCATCGAACACGCGTCCCTGTCCTTGTCCCGCGCAGAGGTGTGCAAACAGTTCGGCAACCAGCCCAAGACCTTCGGCAAAATCTCCTCGAGCAAAGCCTGCGGGCGCATGTTGCATGTGTTGATGGATCAACTGTGCAAAGACGCACTGAACGGCGAAGGCGCGGTCGGAGAGGGGCAGGCGTTGCAGTCGGCGTTTATCTCGCTGCTGGGGTCGGCGTTTGAGCAGGAAGACGATGAGCGCGATGATTGTGGCGGGTTGCAGGGCAGCAATCTGCGCAGCTATGTGCAGAAGGTGATTGATGAGTCATTGACCCAGCCAGGGCTTAGCCCGGTGGGGTTGGCGAGTCGGTTGAATATCTCGGTGCGGCATTTGTACCGGTTGTTTGAGGAACAGGATGACAGCGTGTGCCGGTATATCCAGCGGGCGCGGTTGAAGCGCAGTGCGGATGATCTGACCAACCCGTTTTTGCGCAGTGAGTCGATTACGTCGATTGCGTATAAGTGGGGGTTTACGGATTCGGCGCACTTTAGTCGCTCGTTCAAGAAGCAGTTTGAAGTGTCGCCGAAGGATTTTCGGGCTGGGCGGTTGCAGCAGGTGGGGTGA